From one Paenibacillus sp. FSL K6-1330 genomic stretch:
- the yabQ gene encoding spore cortex biosynthesis protein YabQ codes for MNPSVQWITLLWMLFSGAAMGVAFDSYRVLAGQLRFPQWSKHTLDFLYWIAAAFFIFRMLYVTNDGQLRFYVFVGLFIGVWIYFLLWSVITQRFVVMLIQVTKGLLSFLYKLFRILLWNPIKGILMLILGLLRFLWKFLLSLLRLVLKCLMPFWRLLKWMLRPITSRVRLPAWCKQFADKVIKAWKRWF; via the coding sequence ATGAACCCCAGCGTACAATGGATCACGCTGCTCTGGATGCTCTTCTCCGGAGCAGCGATGGGAGTCGCCTTCGACAGCTACCGGGTGCTGGCAGGGCAGCTCCGTTTCCCGCAATGGTCCAAGCATACCCTGGACTTCCTTTACTGGATTGCGGCAGCCTTCTTCATTTTTCGCATGTTGTATGTGACCAATGACGGTCAACTGCGTTTTTATGTGTTTGTGGGCCTGTTTATAGGGGTTTGGATCTATTTTTTATTATGGAGTGTCATAACCCAGCGTTTTGTGGTAATGTTAATTCAAGTGACAAAAGGCTTGCTGTCCTTTTTGTACAAGCTGTTCCGTATCTTATTGTGGAATCCGATCAAAGGAATCCTGATGCTCATCTTAGGATTGTTAAGGTTTCTATGGAAGTTTCTCCTGTCGCTGTTGCGTTTAGTCCTTAAATGCCTCATGCCTTTTTGGCGACTCTTGAAATGGATGCTGAGACCGATCACATCCAGAGTCAGGCTGCCGGCATGGTGCAAGCAATTCGCGGACAAGGTTATCAAGGCGTGGAAGCGCTGGTTTTAG
- a CDS encoding HU family DNA-binding protein, giving the protein MNKTDLINNISGKSGLTKKDVENVLNGFLGEITEALANGDKVQLIGFGTFETRKRAGRTGRNPQTGNTIEIPESNVPAFKAGNKLKEAVK; this is encoded by the coding sequence ATGAACAAAACAGATCTGATCAACAACATTTCCGGTAAAAGTGGATTGACAAAAAAAGACGTAGAGAACGTCTTGAACGGCTTCCTTGGTGAAATTACTGAAGCTTTGGCTAATGGCGATAAAGTTCAATTGATCGGCTTTGGTACATTCGAGACTCGCAAGCGCGCTGGACGTACAGGCCGCAACCCGCAAACAGGTAACACAATCGAAATTCCAGAATCCAACGTTCCTGCGTTCAAGGCAGGCAACAAGCTTAAAGAAGCCGTAAAATAA
- the yabP gene encoding sporulation protein YabP: MIDQGKGKFHDLRMQNRKLLDITGVQNVESFDSEEFLLQTELGHLTIRGQNLHIKNLSLEEGLLSIEGQVHSLIYLNPGSQTKNKSLLGKLFK, from the coding sequence ATGATCGACCAAGGGAAGGGCAAGTTTCATGACCTGCGGATGCAGAACCGGAAGCTGCTGGACATTACGGGTGTCCAAAATGTGGAGAGCTTTGACAGTGAAGAATTTCTGCTTCAAACCGAGCTTGGGCATCTCACCATTCGGGGGCAAAATTTACATATTAAAAATCTCAGCCTGGAAGAGGGGCTTTTGTCGATTGAAGGTCAGGTGCATTCACTGATTTATTTGAATCCCGGTTCGCAGACCAAGAACAAGAGTCTGCTGGGTAAGCTGTTTAAATGA
- a CDS encoding septum formation initiator family protein, with protein sequence MGRFADPSKQAPQQTKTKNKGARRRKRMFVAMMALFLIWAGSTLWSQNDRIRNQNEALAQKQEDYKSVEQSLIQITHEVERLKDPEYIGQIARKKFGLYLPNETPIIQPQNSGEEP encoded by the coding sequence ATGGGAAGATTTGCTGATCCATCGAAGCAGGCTCCCCAACAAACCAAGACAAAGAACAAAGGCGCACGCCGGCGTAAAAGAATGTTTGTGGCGATGATGGCGCTGTTTTTGATCTGGGCAGGTTCAACGCTCTGGTCCCAGAATGACCGCATCCGTAATCAGAACGAAGCGCTAGCTCAAAAGCAAGAGGATTATAAGTCCGTTGAACAGTCGCTAATCCAGATTACTCATGAAGTGGAGCGATTGAAGGACCCTGAATATATCGGGCAGATTGCCCGCAAGAAGTTTGGACTGTATCTGCCAAATGAGACGCCGATCATTCAGCCCCAAAATTCGGGCGAAGAGCCGTAA
- a CDS encoding RNA-binding S4 domain-containing protein: MRVDKFLKVSRLIKRRTVAKDVSDQGRVLINGREAKPSSKVKLGDEITVQFGQKLVTVRVERLTETTRKDEATSLYTLVKEEPIVKDRGLDW; encoded by the coding sequence ATGCGTGTCGATAAATTCCTGAAAGTATCGAGGTTAATCAAGCGGCGTACCGTAGCGAAAGATGTATCGGATCAAGGTCGGGTGCTGATCAATGGCCGTGAGGCCAAGCCGAGCAGCAAGGTTAAATTGGGCGACGAGATCACCGTCCAATTTGGTCAGAAGCTGGTGACCGTCCGGGTCGAGCGTCTTACCGAGACAACCCGTAAAGATGAGGCGACCAGCCTCTATACCTTGGTCAAGGAAGAACCGATCGTTAAAGATCGCGGATTGGACTGGTAA
- a CDS encoding polysaccharide biosynthesis protein: MKPDQTGARLLQGAFILSAAALLSKLIGTLQKIPLQNMGGDAVFGIYNTVYPFYMMIITIAAVGFPAAVSKYVAEYEAEGRTEDGHRLLRLSSVSLVLFGLFLGFLMYVCAPWIGMWIGSSQVVPALRAGALALAFVPWMSVLRGYFQGLHNMVPTAISQITEQVVRVGVMIVLLLYMIRAGADPDVIAAGALLGSAAGGAAGLLVMGIYWRKHVRSTRGEIQGEVSQGFGAAGMNETGMRADVTREGAGVLLGRLLAYGIPVCLSLLAVPLIGLVDTFTVPRLLTSGGLGEATAMAEFGVYNRGLPLVQLVTMLAASLSVLFIPALAEAKFKGESARVASQTRMALRWFWLIGMTASVGLAVLAEPINVMLYEDAAGTVTMQVIAFTAAGGTLSTITAALLQGIGMVKAPAVHLLVAAGLKLLLNLMLVPQFGITGAAIAGVAAHLTAAVLNLALLSRSAGTRLDVGGMFARTLPVLAAVALAAWGAGEAAGGILAAAGFAPGRLTHAAASLSGVAAGCGAFLIGAALTKLLTEEELRMLPKVGRPLAAFLRALRVLR, encoded by the coding sequence ATGAAACCAGATCAAACAGGGGCAAGGCTTCTGCAGGGAGCGTTTATTCTCAGTGCGGCCGCGCTTCTGTCCAAGCTGATTGGCACACTGCAAAAAATACCGCTGCAAAATATGGGTGGGGATGCCGTCTTTGGCATCTACAATACGGTTTATCCGTTCTATATGATGATCATTACGATAGCGGCGGTTGGCTTCCCCGCGGCGGTCTCCAAATATGTGGCAGAATATGAGGCCGAAGGGCGCACTGAGGACGGCCATCGCCTGCTGCGCCTGTCTTCCGTCTCGTTGGTGCTGTTCGGTCTATTTCTCGGCTTCCTGATGTATGTCTGTGCTCCGTGGATCGGGATGTGGATCGGAAGCAGTCAGGTTGTGCCCGCCCTCCGCGCAGGTGCGTTGGCGCTGGCATTCGTGCCTTGGATGTCGGTCCTGCGCGGTTATTTTCAAGGGCTGCACAATATGGTGCCAACGGCAATCTCCCAGATTACGGAGCAGGTTGTCCGTGTTGGGGTCATGATTGTGCTGCTGCTCTACATGATCCGTGCCGGTGCCGATCCCGACGTAATTGCCGCCGGAGCGCTGCTCGGATCTGCTGCCGGTGGCGCCGCCGGTCTATTGGTGATGGGAATATACTGGCGCAAGCATGTCCGGTCAACTCGGGGTGAAATACAAGGAGAAGTAAGTCAAGGATTCGGAGCGGCGGGTATGAACGAAACGGGGATGCGTGCCGATGTAACTAGAGAGGGAGCAGGTGTTCTACTTGGCCGCCTGCTTGCTTATGGAATCCCCGTCTGTCTTAGTCTGCTCGCTGTTCCACTGATTGGACTGGTGGATACCTTCACGGTGCCCCGGTTATTGACATCCGGTGGACTGGGCGAAGCAACGGCCATGGCGGAGTTTGGGGTCTATAACCGCGGATTGCCGCTTGTCCAGTTGGTTACGATGCTGGCTGCTTCGTTGTCGGTTCTGTTTATCCCTGCGCTGGCGGAGGCCAAGTTCAAAGGAGAGTCCGCCCGGGTTGCAAGCCAAACCCGCATGGCCCTCCGTTGGTTTTGGCTGATTGGAATGACGGCCTCCGTAGGCCTGGCAGTGCTGGCTGAGCCGATTAACGTCATGCTGTACGAGGATGCTGCTGGGACGGTGACGATGCAGGTGATTGCCTTTACGGCTGCTGGGGGTACGCTAAGCACGATTACTGCTGCGCTGCTTCAAGGGATCGGTATGGTCAAAGCACCGGCGGTTCATCTGCTGGTTGCGGCTGGGCTCAAGCTGCTGCTCAACCTGATGTTGGTGCCGCAGTTCGGCATTACCGGCGCAGCCATCGCCGGCGTGGCTGCGCATCTGACCGCCGCCGTGCTCAACCTTGCGCTGCTCTCGCGAAGCGCCGGCACCCGCCTTGACGTCGGCGGCATGTTCGCGAGGACGCTGCCGGTCCTAGCCGCGGTGGCACTGGCCGCCTGGGGCGCAGGTGAGGCAGCCGGCGGCATCCTGGCGGCTGCCGGCTTCGCCCCGGGCCGCCTCACCCACGCGGCTGCGAGCCTGAGCGGCGTCGCGGCTGGCTGCGGCGCCTTCCTTATCGGCGCCGCACTCACGAAGCTCCTCACCGAGGAGGAGCTTCGGATGCTGCCAAAGGTCGGAAGACCGCTGGCGGCCTTCTTGCGGGCCCTGCGCGTGCTGCGCTGA
- a CDS encoding S1 domain-containing RNA-binding protein — protein MAIEVGTKLEGKVTGITHFGAFVDLSGGVTGLVHISEIADNYVKDVNDHLKINDVVTVKVINVDKDGKIGLSIKQAVDKPASESRPPRAPRPERSGGGGERFGGGGGGGFNRERGGRPFKPAANKPSFEDKMSRFLKDSEERISSLKKNTEGKRGGRGAKRM, from the coding sequence ATGGCAATTGAAGTGGGCACCAAGTTAGAGGGCAAGGTGACAGGCATAACGCATTTTGGAGCATTTGTGGATCTGTCAGGAGGTGTCACGGGTCTCGTTCACATCTCGGAGATCGCCGACAACTACGTTAAGGATGTCAACGATCATTTGAAGATCAACGATGTCGTTACCGTGAAGGTGATTAATGTCGACAAGGACGGCAAGATCGGTCTTTCGATCAAGCAGGCCGTCGACAAGCCGGCTTCCGAAAGTCGTCCACCCCGCGCACCGAGACCGGAACGCAGTGGAGGCGGCGGAGAACGATTCGGAGGTGGCGGTGGTGGAGGATTCAACCGTGAACGCGGTGGACGCCCGTTTAAGCCTGCGGCCAACAAGCCTTCATTTGAGGATAAAATGTCACGCTTCCTGAAAGACAGTGAAGAACGAATCTCTTCGCTTAAGAAGAATACGGAAGGCAAACGCGGTGGACGCGGAGCCAAACGTATGTAA
- the mazG gene encoding nucleoside triphosphate pyrophosphohydrolase, whose translation MSASITVVGLGSGNPDRLTIGIIKTMQRASKVYVRTLSHPVIAALNEFQIHPESFDHVYEAHDTFPEVYESIASALINLAKAAEDDRELVYAVPGHPMVAEATVRLLRERCPGEHVTLTVLGGESFLDEAFVRLGFDPIEGFQLLDAAELRASVIQPQLHTLIGQVYDMFTASEVKLALMELYPDEYPVIVGHALGVEGEEVIQRVPLYELDRIDGYGNLSLVYVPRSDDSLLRQRTFARLHEIVGILRSPEGCPWDREQTHESIRKNLIEETYEVLETIDEDDPEHMQEELGDLLLQIMLHSQMEEELGTFTVYDVIQALNDKLIFRHPHVFGESSAKDAESALQNWEQMKAEEKRRKGLSPEKASALDGIPRDLPALMKAYKLQKKASKVGFDWDNIEGVFQKIEEELGELRQAVTEGQSDEDTALELGDLLFAVSNAARFIGADPEEALSRTNRKFVSRFSYIEEQLTAQGKTLQESTLDEMEALWQAAKSGSTQSGGIDV comes from the coding sequence ATGAGTGCATCCATTACGGTGGTCGGCTTGGGTTCTGGCAACCCAGATCGATTGACGATAGGTATCATAAAAACCATGCAGCGGGCATCGAAGGTGTATGTGCGTACATTATCTCATCCCGTCATCGCTGCGTTGAATGAGTTCCAGATTCACCCGGAATCGTTTGACCATGTGTATGAAGCGCATGACACCTTTCCCGAGGTGTACGAATCCATTGCATCCGCGCTAATCAACTTGGCTAAGGCTGCTGAGGATGATCGTGAGCTTGTCTACGCGGTGCCCGGGCATCCGATGGTAGCGGAGGCAACGGTTCGGTTATTACGGGAGCGCTGCCCGGGAGAGCATGTGACGCTTACGGTGCTCGGCGGTGAGAGCTTTCTGGACGAGGCCTTCGTTCGCCTTGGTTTCGATCCCATTGAGGGCTTCCAGCTTCTCGATGCGGCTGAGCTACGTGCAAGTGTCATCCAGCCGCAGCTCCATACCCTGATCGGCCAGGTGTATGATATGTTTACCGCTTCGGAAGTTAAACTGGCGCTGATGGAACTGTATCCGGACGAATATCCGGTCATTGTCGGCCATGCGCTGGGCGTTGAGGGCGAGGAAGTGATCCAGCGCGTGCCGCTCTACGAGCTTGATCGCATCGACGGGTATGGAAATCTTTCGCTGGTCTACGTACCCCGAAGCGATGACAGCCTGCTTCGACAGCGAACGTTTGCCAGACTCCATGAGATCGTTGGCATTCTGCGCAGTCCTGAGGGCTGTCCATGGGACCGTGAGCAGACCCATGAATCCATCCGCAAAAATCTGATCGAAGAAACCTATGAGGTATTAGAGACGATTGATGAGGATGATCCTGAGCATATGCAGGAAGAACTCGGGGATCTGCTGCTGCAGATTATGCTGCATTCTCAGATGGAAGAGGAGCTCGGTACCTTTACGGTGTATGATGTCATTCAAGCGTTGAATGACAAGTTGATCTTCCGTCACCCGCATGTCTTTGGCGAGAGCAGCGCCAAAGATGCGGAATCTGCCCTGCAGAACTGGGAGCAGATGAAAGCGGAAGAGAAGCGCCGCAAAGGGCTCTCCCCAGAGAAAGCTTCGGCACTGGATGGCATTCCGCGGGATCTTCCCGCCTTGATGAAGGCGTACAAGCTCCAGAAGAAGGCATCCAAGGTTGGTTTCGATTGGGATAATATCGAGGGCGTGTTCCAGAAGATTGAAGAGGAACTCGGTGAACTGAGGCAGGCGGTGACCGAGGGCCAGTCTGATGAGGATACGGCGCTTGAGCTCGGCGATCTGCTGTTCGCGGTCTCCAATGCGGCAAGATTTATTGGGGCGGACCCGGAAGAAGCGCTTTCGAGAACGAACCGGAAGTTTGTCAGTCGCTTCAGCTACATAGAGGAGCAGCTTACCGCCCAGGGGAAAACCTTGCAGGAAAGTACCCTGGACGAGATGGAAGCCCTATGGCAGGCAGCTAAATCGGGATCGACACAAAGCGGCGGTATCGATGTGTGA